One part of the Vicia villosa cultivar HV-30 ecotype Madison, WI linkage group LG6, Vvil1.0, whole genome shotgun sequence genome encodes these proteins:
- the LOC131612561 gene encoding uncharacterized protein LOC131612561, with amino-acid sequence MEEIGCSSNAHQNDSSRGLHDASKSNLTEKEDFVNHAEIAWNKMRKEWVGDQSKKLHRPSKDSTICLTASSDDMLFSREPFHPPIPLPAMVGYFVKIWEEQGLVEKANR; translated from the exons ATGGAAGAGATCGGTTGTAGTTCAAATGCCCACCAGAATGACTCTTCACGGGGCTTGCATGATGCCAGCAAAAGTAATTTGACTGAGAAAGAAGACTTTGTAAACCATG CTGAGATAGCATGGAATAAAATGAGGAAAGAATGGGTTGGTGATCAGTCAAAGAAATTACATAGACCATCTAAAGATTCAACTATATG CCTGACAGCAAGTTCAGACGACATGCTTTTCTCTAGAGAACCTTTCCATCCGCCTATACCATTACCT GCGATGGTAGGCTATTTTGTTAAAATTTGGGAAGAGCAAGGTCTTGTTGAAAAAGCTAACAGGTAA